The window CAGGTGGGAATCAGGTCCGCGTCTTCGCCCCGCAGGGCTGGAATGGCCTTTGCCAGCGCCATGGACAGGCCGAAGCAATGAGCCGTGAGAAACGTGTGGGAACCGTGGCGGTCCATCTGGCGTTGCAGCAGGTCGCGGTTCATGGGATCGAACGACCACGCCCAGTGCGCCAGCGCGTTGCAGGCCGGTGTGCAGCCCGGATGTCCGGCCTCCAGCATGGAAAGCCCCTGCATCATGCCCATCTGGTGCGTGGTGGCTTCCGACCCGAGCGCCCACGAGGGCAGATGCCGCCTGAGCGGGGCAAGAATGCCGGTTTCGGCCACGGGCAGGTTGGCAATGTTCATTTCGCCTCCGTTGCAAGGTCGTCGAGTATGATGCGTGCGGCCCTGTCCGGCGCGCCGGGTTGGCCCAGCATGGTGCGCAGCCGGGCCAGCTCGTTCTTGACGCCGTTGTATGCCTGCTGGTTTTCCAGCCACAGCGTGGCGGTTTGGGTCAGGCTCGGGGCCGAGGCCCGTTCCTGCAAATGTTCGGGATAGACTTCGTGGCCGAGGATCAGGTTGGGCAGGCTGGCGAACTCCACGTTGACCACCCATTGCGCCACCTTGTAGCTGATGGCCGAAAGTTTGTAGGCGATGAGGGCCGGGGTGCCGATGAGCGCGCATTCCAGCGCCACGGTGCCGGAGGCGGCCATGACGAACCGGCTGGAGCGGATGACATGATAGCGCTGGTCCGGCTCGGCGATGTGCACCGGCAGGTCGTCGGGCCAGAACTCCAGCAGGCGGCTTTTATCCATGCCCGGCGCGCGGATGATGGTGAATTTCAGGTCCGGGCGGTCTTGCAGCAGGTTGCGGGCTGTCTGGGCGAATTCCGGCAACAGGGTAGCCACTTCCTTGCCCCGGCTGCCCGGCAGCAGGCCCACATGCGCGTCGTCCACGTCCAGGTTGTCCAGCTCGTCCAGCGGAATCTGGTCCACCAACGGATTGCCCACATAATCCACGTCCATGCCGAACGTGGCGTAAAATTCCTTTTCAAACGGCAGGATGCACATGACCCGGCGCACGTTGTCGCGCAGGAATTTCGCCCGGCCCGAGCGCCATGCCCATATTTGCGGGCTGATGTAATAGTAGACCGGGATGCCCAGCTTGCGCGCAATGCGGATGACGCGGAAATGAAAATCCGGGCAGTCGATGAGCACGATGGCCCGGGGCCGGATCTGCTCGAAGGTCTCGCGCACCTGCCGCAGCAGCCGCAGTATGCGCGGCAGCCCGCCGATGACTTCTGTCAGCCCCACCAGCGAGATGAGCTGCATGGGGTAGCGGATGTCCACGCCCGCCTTTTCCATGGCCGGGCCGCCCATGCCCGCGAGCCGCGTGTCGGGGTCCTGCTTCAGGAGCGCCTTTGCCAGCAGTGCGCCGTGCATGTCGCCCGAGGCTTCTCCCGCGCCGATCCAGATGGGGCCGCTTGTGTTGTTCATGGACCCGGTAGTATCCCGAACCCGTGGCAATCGCAAGACGAGGTCCCTGTTTTTTGTGCGGGCGGCATGTACATTTTGGCGCGGGCCTTGCCTTTCGCCGCGCATGACGGTACGAATCAGACCTCCATACAAACCCTCGGAAAGCGAGTGTATCATCATGATGAAAGTAGCGGTTATCGGCCTCGGATGGATGGGCCGCATACATCTTCGGAATTATACGGAAATGGCGGATGTGGAAGTTGTCGGCGTAATGGACGTGGACAAGGAAGCCCGCGCGCAGGCCCAGGAGCAGTTCGGCGTGGCAACCTTTGCGGATCTGGACGAGCTTTTGAAGCTGGACATCGACGCGGTCAGCGTGTGCGTACCCACCAGCCTGCACCACTCCGTGGGCCTGACGATCATCGACAAGGGCATCGACCTGCTTATTGAAAAGCCGTTGGCCGTGGACGTACAGCAGGGCCGTGATCTGGTGGAAGCCGCCAAGGCCAAAAGCGTGTCCCTCATGGTCGGCCACATCGAGCGCTACAACCCGGCCGTGCAGCGGGTCAAGGAACTGGTGGGCGAGGACATGATCTCCATCACCATCGAGCGCGTGGGACCGTATCCGCCGCGTATTCAGGACGTGGGCGTGATCAAGGACCTCGGTGCGCACGATCTGGACATGATCCGCAACATCACCGGATCGGAATTCAAGAGCCTGTATGCAGTCAAGTCCAGCACGCTGGGCAAGCACGAGGATACCGCGCTCATCACCGCGGAAATGGAAAACGGCGTTCTGGCCAACATTTCCACCAACTGGGTCACCCCGTACAAGGCCCGCAAGGTTTCCGTGGCCTGCGAATCCAAGTACATTTCCGCCAACCTGATCACGCAGGAAGTCAAGGAATACAGCGCGTTTTCAACCTACGACGCCGCCTATTCCGTGCGCGAGTGGCCGCTCATGTTTCGCGAGCCGGTCAAGACCGAGCTCACGGATTTTCTTGGCGCACTGCGCGAGGGCAAGCCCATGCCCGTTTCCGGCGAGGACGGCTTGCGGGTGCTGGAGGCGTTCGAGCGCATTTTCGAATGCGCCGACTAGAGCGTATTGATCGAGATTGAACAAGCCCCGCGCCGATTCGGCACGGGGCTTGTTTGTTTACCTGGGCAGTAGTGCAGGACTCTGCCCTGCACCCGCAAGGGACACGTCCCTTGACCCTTTTCTGTTTTGCATTCTTTGAATGCAAAACGGGTGGTGCAAAAAAGAGGATGGTTTGTGTAATTTTTATATATTTATCAAGTTGTTAATTGCTTTCCAATCTGCGCCCGCCCTGCGAAAGCAGGGTGGGCGCAGCCATAAAAAGTTTGGGAGATTCCAAAGAACCTTTTTCCCAAAAGGTTCTTTGGCCGCCGGAGGCATTGTTTTCCATAAAAAAAGTCCCGCACGACCATGTGGCCGTGCGGGACAATATATCGAACGTATCCGGGCGCTACCAGGCGTAGAGCGGGAATTCGCGGGCGAAGTCTTCCACTTCCTTGCTGATTTCGTTCAGGATTTTGTCGTCTTTGTAGTTTTCGAGCGCGGCAACGATGGCCTCGCCCACAACGACCATGTCTTCCTCGATCATCCCGCGGGTGGTCAGTGCGGGCGTACCAAGGCGGATGCCGGAGGTCACGAACGGGGAGCGGGTCTCGAAGGGAACCGTGTTCTTGTTCACGGTGATGCCCGCCTTGTCCAGCGCGATTTCAGCGTCCTTGCCGGTGATGTCCTTGTTGGTCAGGTCCATGAGCATGAGGTGGTTGTCCGTGCCGCCCGAAACCAGATTGTAGCCGGCTTCTGTCAGGGCGTTGGCCAGTACCTTGGCGTTTTTGACGACCTGCGCCTGATATTCCTTGAATCCGAGGCTCAGGGCTTCGCCGAAGGCCACGGCCTTGGCCGCGATGACGTGCATGAGCGGGCCACCCTGGATGCCGGGGAATATCTGGGAGTTGAGCACTTTTTCCTGGTCCTCGGTGGAGAGGATCATGCCGCCGCGCGGACCGCGCAGGGTCTTGTGCGTGGTGGTGGTGGTGAAGTGCGCGTATTCGATGCAGCTGGGATGTTCCCCGGCCGCGATGAGTCCGGCGATGTGGGCCATGTCCACCATGAGCTTGGCACCGACCTCGTCCGCGATTTCGCGGAAGCGTTTGAAGTCGATGACGCGCGGGTAGGCGCTGGCTCCGGCCACGATCATGGCAGGCTTGTGTTCCTTGGCGAGTTCCAGCACCTGATCATAGTCGATGGTCTGGGTTTCCTTGCTCACGCCGTAGCTGACCACATTGAAGAGCTTGCCCGAGAAGTTGACCGGGGAGCCATGGGTCAGGTGTCCGCCGTGGGAGAGGTCCATGCCGAGGATGGTGTCGCCGGGCTTGCAGCAACCGAAGTACACGGCCATGTTGGCCTGCGATCCGGAGTGGGGCTGCACGTTGACGTATGTTGCGCCAAAGAGTTCCTTGGCGCGTTCACGGGCCAGATCTTCGGCAACGTCCACGAATTCGCAACCGCCGTAGTAGCGCTTGCCGGGATAGCCTTCCGCGTATTTGTGGGTCATCACGCTGCCCTGCGCCTGACGCACGGCAGTGGACACGAAGTTTTCGCTGGCGATCAGCTCCAGCTTGCTCACCTGCCGGTCGACTTCCGCCATGATGGCAGAGGCGACTTCGGGATCCTGAATAAGCAGCTCTTCCATGTTCGGTCCTTGTGGTTGGTTATCCTTGGAAACGTTTGAACAGCACGCAGCCGTTGGTGCCGCCGAATCCGAAGGAGTTGCTCAAGGCATATTCGACCTGCTGCTTTCTGGGGCCGTTGGCGCAGTAGTCCAGATCGCAGTCCGGGTCGGGGTTTTCATAGTTGGCCGTGCCGGGGATCACGCCCTCGGCAATGGTCTTGGCCGCAAAAACGGCCTCGACGCCGCCGGCCGCACCCAGCAGATGGCCCAGCTGCGACTTGTTGGCGCAGATGGCGATATTTTTGGCATGGTCGCCGAAGATGTTCTTGATGGCGCGGGTTTCGCACATGTCGTTGAGCTTGGTGGACGTGCCGTGCGCATTGATGTGATCAACGTCTTCCAGCGTGACGCCGGATTCGCGCAGGGCGGCCCGCATGGCGAATTCCATGCCGCGTCCGTCTTCGGGCGGCGCAGCCATGTGATAGGCATCGCCGGAAGCCCCGGCGCCCACGATTTCACAAAGGATGTTGGCGCCGCGTTCCTGGGCGTGCTCGAGCGACTCAAGCAACAGCAGGCCGCATCCCTCGCCGATGATGAATCCGTCGCGTTCGGCGTCAAAGGGCCGGGAGGCGCGTTCGGGTTCGTCATTGCGCGTGGATAGGGCTTTCATGGCGTTGAATCCACCCACGGCCAGCGGGCTGATCGTGGATTCTGAACCGCCGCAGATCATGGCTGTGGCGCGGCCGAGCTTGATGTCCGAGTATGCGGCGTAAACGCCGTGCGTGCCTGAAGCACATGCCGTGGTGGGGCAGATGCAGGGCCCCATGGCGCCGGTGGCGATGGAGACCTGTCCTGCGGCCATGTTGGCGATGATGGTCGGAATGAAGAACGGGGATATTCTTCCCGGTCCCTTTTGGAGCATCTTGGAGTGAGTGTTTTCGATGCTCTCCAGTCCGCCCAGGCCCACGCCGAGTACACAACCCGTGGTGGCCTTTTCCTCTTCGGGGATGGTCCAGTTCGCGTCCGCAAGGAGCATCTTTGCACAGGAAACCGCATACTGCGTGAATTTTTCCATGCGCTTGGCCTGCTTTTTCTCGATGTGCAGGCACGGGTCGAAATCCTTGACCTCGGCGGCAATGTGGGTCTTGAATTCCGAGGGATCGAAGCCCGTGATGCGTGCAATGCCGGATTTTCCGGCCAGCAGGTTTTTCCAGCTGGACTCCACATCGTTGCCGAGAGGGGTTACGGCCGCAACACTGGTGACGACAACCCTGTTCATATCCTGTCTCTCGCTTGTTGGTGGGTTATCAATAACAAACGAGCGTCTTACTCCCCGGAAGGGGCCATAAGACGCTCCTTTATCATCGTGCTTTCAATGGCGCGGTCGGCTATTTGGTCTTCTCAATGTAGCCGATGGCATCCTTGACCTTGAGGATCTTCTGGGCCACTTCGTCGTCGATTTCAACGTCGAACTCTTCTTCCATGGCCATGATCAGTTCGGTAAGGTCCAGAGAATCCGCACCCAGGTCTTCGACAAAGGCAGCGTCTTCAACGACTTCGTCGGCGCTCACGCCGAGCTGGTCTACGATAATGTCTTTAACTTTGTTTGCAACGTCGGACATTGTCCCCTCCAGTATGCTGTTTTTAGTTGATGTCTTACATATACATGCCGCCGTTCACGGCCAGCACCTGGCCTGTGACGTACCCTGCGCCGGGTCCGGCGAGATAGGATACAGCAGCAGCGATGTCCTCGGCAAGGCCGAGGCGGTTCAACGGAATCTGTTCAAGCATGGCTTCCACGACCTTTTCGGGCAGGGACGCCGTCATTTCTGTCTGGATGAAGCCGGGCGCGACCGCGTTGACGGTCACGTTCCGCGCTGCCAGTTCACGCGCGGTGGATTTGGTCAGGCCGATGAGTCCGGCCTTGGCCGCACAGTAGTTGGCCTGGCCCGCGTTGCCCATCTGTCCCACCACCGAGGTGATGTTGACGATGCGGCCGTCGCGTTGGCGGGACATGATCTTGGCGGCCTCGCGCTGGAACGCGAAACAGCCGGTCAGGTTGATGCGGATGACCGTATCCCAGTCTTCGTCCTTCATGCGCATGAGCAGGCCGTCGCGGGTGATGCCGGCATTGTTCACCAGCGCGGCGAGATGTGCCTTGCCCTTGATCTCGTCCTTGAAGAAAGCGGCGATGGCGTCGCTGTCGCCGGAGTCGAGTTTGAAGGCGCGGGCAGTGCCGCCGTTTTCGCCAACGGCCGCCACGACCTTTTCGGCTTCTTCCGGACGGCTCACATAGGTGAACCAGACTTCAAGACCGTCCTGCGCGAGACGTTCGACAATGGCGCGGCCGATGCCGCGGGAGCCGCCCGTCACCAGCGCGATGTTCGGAAGATCACTCATAGTTGTCGGTTTCCTCGTCTGTGGTTTGTTCTATCGATGGAATCAGATATACCAAACCGGCCATGACTGCAAATCCACGGCAAATGATTGTTTGAAATCCGTGTTAATACTGCAACAGCGCCGACGCCCATGTGAAACCGCCGCCGAATGCCGTAAGCATAACCAGATTCCCTTCTTTCAGGAAGCCGGTTTCGTCCGCCTCGGAAAGGGCAAGGGGCACGGACGCGGCAGAAGTGTTGCCGAATCGTTGCACATTGGAATAAACCTGCTCCGCGGGAATCTCGAATTTGCGGCCCACCGCGTCGATGATTCTCCAGTTGGCCTGGTGCGGAATGAGCACGTCCACGTCCTTGTTGGTCAGGTTGTTATCTTCCAGTATCTGGTTGCAGATGCCGGTCATGGAACGTACGGCGTGCTTGAAGATTTCGCGGCCCTGCATCTGGATGAAATACTCGGGGCCCACGGTGTCGCCCAACTTGTAGGTGGCTGCGGAGCCGCCGCCGGAAACCGTGAGCAGGTTGGCCAGGGATCCGTCCGTGGACAGTTTCACGTCCAGCAGCTTCGGGCCTTCGCCACCCTGGGTCAGGATGGCCGCCCCGGCACCGTCGCCGAAAAGCACGCAGGTGGAGCGGTCTTCGAAGTTGGTCCTGTGGGTCAGCACTTCAACACCGATGACCAGAACCTTGGCTTCGGGGTGCAGTGCCAATATGGCGCGCGCGTTTTCCAGCCCGAAAATGAAGCCCGAGCAGGCCGCGCTGATGTCATAGGCCACACGGTGCTTGAGGCCGAGCTTTTCCTGAACCACGCAGGCACCGGAGGGAACCACGTGGTCCGCCGTGATGGTGCCCATGATGATGTGGGTCAGTTCCTCGGCTTCCATGCCCGCGTTTTTCAGGGCCATGCGGGCCGCGCCCACGGCCAGGTCGCTGTTGTACTCGCCTTCGGACACCACGTGGCGTTCCTTGATGCCCGTGCGGGTGGTTATCCATTCGTCCGAGGTGTCGACGATGGCTTCGAAGTCGGCGTTGGTCAGGATTTTCTCGGGTACATGGCGGCCGAGTCCGCGAATGACGATATCGTTGCTCATGATTGGGGTGGGGTTTGAGTCGTCGTCGGGCGATCAGGCTGCAGAGTTGTGTTCTCCGCTCCCGGCTCCGTTGGACAGGCTCTGGTGAGCATCCAGTCCGGCGGCGAGGTGTTCGTGGGCCTTGTTGGTCACGAAGGTCGCCGCCATGAGGATGGCGTTGGTCATGGCCTTGGGGTTGCTCTTGCCGTGACATACCACGGCCAGTCCCTTGAGACCAAGCAGGGGGGCGCCGCCATATTCGGCGTAATCCACCACTTTCTTGAACCGCTTGAACGCGCGCATGGAGAGCATTGCGCCCAGCTTGGAAAGCAGGCTGCTCTTGAGTTCGCGTTTCATTATCTTGTTCATGGAGCCGGCGAGTCCTTCGGAAAGCTTCAGGGCGATGTTGCCCACAAAGCCGTCGCAGACCACCACGTCCACATCGCCGGTAAAGATGTCCCGGCCTTCCACATTGCCGATGAAGTTGAGGTCCGAACTGCGGAAGAGGTCGAACGAATCCTTGACCATGGCGTTGCCCTTGCCTTCCTCCTCTCCGATGGAAAGAAGGCCGACCGTGGGTTTTTCCACGCCCAGAACATCGCGGGAAAGCACGTCGGCCATGAGGCCGAACTGCAGCAGGTGGCTGGGTTTGGAATCCACGTTGGCGCCCACGTCAATGAGCACCACGGGGTTCTTTTCCGTGGGCATGACGCTGGCCAGAGCCGGACGCTGCACGCCTTTGATCCTGCCCAGCACGAACATGCCGCAGGCCACGGTGGCACCGGAATTACCCGCACTGACAACGCCGTCCGCCTTGCCTTCGCGCACAAGGCGACAGGCAACCTGAATGGAAGAATCGCGCTTGCGGCGCAACGCGTCCGCAGGCTTGTCTTCCATTTCGACA is drawn from Pseudodesulfovibrio senegalensis and contains these coding sequences:
- the lpxB gene encoding lipid-A-disaccharide synthase gives rise to the protein MNNTSGPIWIGAGEASGDMHGALLAKALLKQDPDTRLAGMGGPAMEKAGVDIRYPMQLISLVGLTEVIGGLPRILRLLRQVRETFEQIRPRAIVLIDCPDFHFRVIRIARKLGIPVYYYISPQIWAWRSGRAKFLRDNVRRVMCILPFEKEFYATFGMDVDYVGNPLVDQIPLDELDNLDVDDAHVGLLPGSRGKEVATLLPEFAQTARNLLQDRPDLKFTIIRAPGMDKSRLLEFWPDDLPVHIAEPDQRYHVIRSSRFVMAASGTVALECALIGTPALIAYKLSAISYKVAQWVVNVEFASLPNLILGHEVYPEHLQERASAPSLTQTATLWLENQQAYNGVKNELARLRTMLGQPGAPDRAARIILDDLATEAK
- a CDS encoding Gfo/Idh/MocA family protein, translated to MMKVAVIGLGWMGRIHLRNYTEMADVEVVGVMDVDKEARAQAQEQFGVATFADLDELLKLDIDAVSVCVPTSLHHSVGLTIIDKGIDLLIEKPLAVDVQQGRDLVEAAKAKSVSLMVGHIERYNPAVQRVKELVGEDMISITIERVGPYPPRIQDVGVIKDLGAHDLDMIRNITGSEFKSLYAVKSSTLGKHEDTALITAEMENGVLANISTNWVTPYKARKVSVACESKYISANLITQEVKEYSAFSTYDAAYSVREWPLMFREPVKTELTDFLGALREGKPMPVSGEDGLRVLEAFERIFECAD
- the glyA gene encoding serine hydroxymethyltransferase, producing the protein MEELLIQDPEVASAIMAEVDRQVSKLELIASENFVSTAVRQAQGSVMTHKYAEGYPGKRYYGGCEFVDVAEDLARERAKELFGATYVNVQPHSGSQANMAVYFGCCKPGDTILGMDLSHGGHLTHGSPVNFSGKLFNVVSYGVSKETQTIDYDQVLELAKEHKPAMIVAGASAYPRVIDFKRFREIADEVGAKLMVDMAHIAGLIAAGEHPSCIEYAHFTTTTTHKTLRGPRGGMILSTEDQEKVLNSQIFPGIQGGPLMHVIAAKAVAFGEALSLGFKEYQAQVVKNAKVLANALTEAGYNLVSGGTDNHLMLMDLTNKDITGKDAEIALDKAGITVNKNTVPFETRSPFVTSGIRLGTPALTTRGMIEEDMVVVGEAIVAALENYKDDKILNEISKEVEDFAREFPLYAW
- the fabF gene encoding beta-ketoacyl-ACP synthase II; this encodes MNRVVVTSVAAVTPLGNDVESSWKNLLAGKSGIARITGFDPSEFKTHIAAEVKDFDPCLHIEKKQAKRMEKFTQYAVSCAKMLLADANWTIPEEEKATTGCVLGVGLGGLESIENTHSKMLQKGPGRISPFFIPTIIANMAAGQVSIATGAMGPCICPTTACASGTHGVYAAYSDIKLGRATAMICGGSESTISPLAVGGFNAMKALSTRNDEPERASRPFDAERDGFIIGEGCGLLLLESLEHAQERGANILCEIVGAGASGDAYHMAAPPEDGRGMEFAMRAALRESGVTLEDVDHINAHGTSTKLNDMCETRAIKNIFGDHAKNIAICANKSQLGHLLGAAGGVEAVFAAKTIAEGVIPGTANYENPDPDCDLDYCANGPRKQQVEYALSNSFGFGGTNGCVLFKRFQG
- a CDS encoding acyl carrier protein, which encodes MSDVANKVKDIIVDQLGVSADEVVEDAAFVEDLGADSLDLTELIMAMEEEFDVEIDDEVAQKILKVKDAIGYIEKTK
- the fabG gene encoding 3-oxoacyl-[acyl-carrier-protein] reductase codes for the protein MSDLPNIALVTGGSRGIGRAIVERLAQDGLEVWFTYVSRPEEAEKVVAAVGENGGTARAFKLDSGDSDAIAAFFKDEIKGKAHLAALVNNAGITRDGLLMRMKDEDWDTVIRINLTGCFAFQREAAKIMSRQRDGRIVNITSVVGQMGNAGQANYCAAKAGLIGLTKSTARELAARNVTVNAVAPGFIQTEMTASLPEKVVEAMLEQIPLNRLGLAEDIAAAVSYLAGPGAGYVTGQVLAVNGGMYM
- a CDS encoding beta-ketoacyl-ACP synthase III; translation: MSNDIVIRGLGRHVPEKILTNADFEAIVDTSDEWITTRTGIKERHVVSEGEYNSDLAVGAARMALKNAGMEAEELTHIIMGTITADHVVPSGACVVQEKLGLKHRVAYDISAACSGFIFGLENARAILALHPEAKVLVIGVEVLTHRTNFEDRSTCVLFGDGAGAAILTQGGEGPKLLDVKLSTDGSLANLLTVSGGGSAATYKLGDTVGPEYFIQMQGREIFKHAVRSMTGICNQILEDNNLTNKDVDVLIPHQANWRIIDAVGRKFEIPAEQVYSNVQRFGNTSAASVPLALSEADETGFLKEGNLVMLTAFGGGFTWASALLQY
- the plsX gene encoding phosphate acyltransferase PlsX; its protein translation is MPNDKPRIAVDAMGGDFGPHIVVPAAVKAAREGVAITLVGDEDSIRKELAANSAGGLDIDVVHTTQIVEMEDKPADALRRKRDSSIQVACRLVREGKADGVVSAGNSGATVACGMFVLGRIKGVQRPALASVMPTEKNPVVLIDVGANVDSKPSHLLQFGLMADVLSRDVLGVEKPTVGLLSIGEEEGKGNAMVKDSFDLFRSSDLNFIGNVEGRDIFTGDVDVVVCDGFVGNIALKLSEGLAGSMNKIMKRELKSSLLSKLGAMLSMRAFKRFKKVVDYAEYGGAPLLGLKGLAVVCHGKSNPKAMTNAILMAATFVTNKAHEHLAAGLDAHQSLSNGAGSGEHNSAA